A region from the Hypericibacter adhaerens genome encodes:
- the dnaA gene encoding chromosomal replication initiator protein DnaA translates to MKASGLDSQLNAKWARVRGRLRSEYGEQAYRSWLKPLTLVGHDNGAFKIAVPTRFIRDWVMQHYSDRLRQLLAGEVNEFRAVEIVVDSAKAPADAEASQPAYLQAAPAAVAELPSPGPGADDVSAPLDPRFTFENFVVGKSNELAYAAARRVAESKTVPFNPLFLYGGVGLGKTHLMHAIAWHIKKAQPERRVIYLSAEKFMYQFIRALRHKNTMAFKEQFRSVDVLMIDDVQFISGKDSTQEEFFHTFNALVDQNRQVVISADKSPSDLEGLEERMRSRLGWGLVADIHPTTYELRLGILQNKGEQLGAEIPPKVLEFLAHKILSNVRELEGALNRIVAHATLVGRPVTLETTQEVLHDLLRANDRRVTIEEIQRKVAEHFNIKISEMQSARRARAVARPRQVAMYLAKQLTSRSLPEIGRKFGGRDHTTVMHAVRKVEELRSTDSSFSEDVDLLRRMLEA, encoded by the coding sequence ATGAAGGCAAGCGGGCTTGACAGCCAGCTCAACGCGAAATGGGCGCGTGTGCGGGGAAGGCTGCGCTCCGAATATGGCGAGCAGGCCTACCGCAGCTGGCTGAAGCCCCTGACCCTGGTGGGGCACGACAACGGCGCCTTCAAGATCGCCGTGCCCACCCGCTTCATCCGTGACTGGGTGATGCAGCATTATTCCGACCGCCTGCGCCAGCTCCTGGCCGGCGAGGTGAACGAGTTCCGCGCGGTCGAGATCGTGGTCGACAGCGCCAAGGCGCCGGCCGACGCCGAGGCCAGCCAGCCCGCCTATCTCCAGGCGGCGCCCGCGGCGGTGGCCGAGCTGCCCTCCCCGGGTCCGGGCGCCGACGATGTCAGCGCGCCGCTCGATCCGCGCTTCACCTTCGAGAACTTCGTCGTCGGCAAGTCGAACGAGCTCGCCTATGCGGCCGCGCGACGGGTCGCCGAGAGCAAGACCGTGCCCTTCAACCCGCTCTTCCTTTATGGCGGGGTCGGGCTCGGCAAGACCCACCTGATGCATGCCATCGCCTGGCATATCAAGAAGGCCCAGCCCGAGCGGCGCGTGATCTATCTCTCGGCCGAGAAGTTCATGTACCAGTTCATCCGGGCGCTCCGGCACAAGAACACCATGGCCTTCAAGGAGCAGTTCCGCTCGGTCGACGTGCTGATGATCGACGACGTGCAGTTCATCAGCGGCAAGGATTCCACGCAGGAGGAATTCTTCCATACCTTCAACGCGCTGGTGGACCAGAACCGCCAGGTCGTGATCTCGGCCGACAAGTCGCCCTCCGACCTCGAAGGCCTCGAGGAGCGGATGCGCTCGCGCCTCGGCTGGGGCCTCGTCGCCGACATCCACCCCACCACCTACGAGCTGAGGCTCGGCATCCTGCAGAACAAGGGCGAGCAGCTGGGTGCGGAGATCCCGCCCAAGGTGCTGGAGTTCCTGGCCCACAAGATCCTCTCCAACGTGCGCGAGCTCGAGGGCGCGCTCAACCGCATCGTCGCCCATGCGACGCTGGTGGGCCGCCCGGTGACGCTCGAGACCACGCAGGAGGTGCTGCACGATCTCTTACGCGCCAACGACCGGCGCGTCACGATCGAGGAGATCCAGCGCAAGGTGGCCGAGCATTTCAACATCAAGATCTCGGAGATGCAGTCGGCCCGGCGCGCCCGCGCGGTGGCGCGGCCGCGGCAAGTCGCGATGTATCTCGCCAAGCAGCTCACCTCGCGCTCGCTGCCCGAGATCGGCCGCAAGTTCGGCGGGCGCGACCACAC